The Phycisphaeraceae bacterium genome has a window encoding:
- a CDS encoding metalloregulator ArsR/SmtB family transcription factor, producing MPARSTNDAPELLDWLALLGDLTRLRILRLLGEEELGVGELARVVQAPQSSVSRHLKSLLESGWVIKRSVGTSSMYRFDLSLLDGDARDLWTVARRRLEQSPAFDGDAHRLREVLASRHTDTRAFFGRIGGEWDHLRSELFGDRFTAEALLAFINPDWVVADIGCGTGNAAEHLAPLVKRVIAIDREPAMLEAARRRLAGCGNVDFRSGDLSRLPLKDQEIDAALVFLVMHHVSDPAAAVREIARSLRPGGMVMIVDMLAHHHEAYRHTMGHIHLGFTEKDVRAWARAAGLHLVRYRPLRPDTERRGPGLFVATLKR from the coding sequence ATGCCCGCCCGATCCACGAATGACGCGCCCGAACTGCTGGACTGGCTCGCCCTGCTGGGCGACCTGACGCGGCTTCGCATTCTGCGGCTGCTGGGTGAGGAGGAGCTCGGCGTGGGCGAGTTGGCGCGCGTCGTCCAGGCGCCGCAGTCCAGCGTCAGCCGTCACCTCAAGTCCCTGCTGGAGAGCGGATGGGTCATCAAGCGCTCCGTGGGCACGTCAAGCATGTACCGCTTCGATCTCTCGTTGCTCGATGGCGATGCCCGCGACCTGTGGACCGTGGCGCGAAGGCGGCTGGAGCAGTCACCGGCCTTCGACGGCGATGCGCACCGACTGCGCGAGGTGCTGGCGTCGCGTCACACCGACACCCGCGCCTTCTTCGGACGCATCGGAGGCGAGTGGGATCACCTGCGATCCGAACTCTTCGGCGATCGCTTCACCGCCGAGGCCCTGCTGGCGTTCATCAACCCGGACTGGGTGGTCGCCGACATCGGTTGCGGCACCGGAAACGCCGCCGAACACCTGGCGCCCCTGGTGAAGCGGGTGATCGCCATCGACCGCGAACCGGCGATGCTGGAGGCGGCTCGCAGGCGGCTTGCGGGGTGCGGGAACGTGGACTTCCGCTCCGGAGATCTGTCGCGACTGCCGCTGAAGGATCAGGAGATCGACGCGGCGCTGGTCTTTCTCGTCATGCATCACGTGTCCGACCCCGCCGCCGCGGTGCGCGAAATCGCCCGGTCCCTCAGGCCGGGCGGGATGGTCATGATCGTGGACATGCTGGCGCATCACCACGAGGCGTATCGACACACCATGGGGCATATCCATCTCGGGTTCACCGAGAAGGACGTGCGCGCGTGGGCCCGCGCCGCCGGGCTGCACCTGGTGCGCTACCGGCCCCTGCGACCCGACACCGAGCGCCGCGGACCGGGGCTGTTCGTCGCCACGCTGAAGAGGTGA